GTTGCTGCTGGGTCTGGGACTGGATGAGTTCAGCATGAGCGCAACTTCCATTCTGCCAGCACGTAGTCAAATCTCTAAGTTGTCCCGTGCGGACATGGAGAAATTGGCTGCAAAAGCTCTGGATATGCAAACAGCCGAGCAGGTTGTTGAATTGGTTCAAAGCATCGAAGCATAAGGAAGGGTATCACATTTTCAAAGGTTATATCTTTTTCCAACAAAAATTGCTGTATACATACAGCAGCCGGTATCTCAACAGATACCGGCTTTTTTGTATGCTTTGGATGGTTGTGTTTGAATTTAACCTTAACTACATGCGCAATTCAGCACAGGCTTACGGGCTGCAGTGGTTTCATCCAGGCGTGTGACTGGAGTGGTATAGGGTGCATTGAGCACCAGCTCAGGGTTCTCCTCGGCTTCGCGCGCAATATGAATCATAGTGTCGACAAAAGCATCCAGCGTCTCTTTGCTTTCTGTTTCCGTCGGCTCGATCATGATGCATTCCTCTACATTTAGCGGAAAATAAATGGTAGGCGGATGGTAACCGAAATCAAGCAATCGTTTGGCTACATCCAGCGTGCGTACTCCAAATTTCTTCAAACCTCGCCCCGACATGACAAATTCGTGTTTACAATGCCCAGGATAAGGCAGGTCAAAGTGCGGAGCCAGCCGATGCATCATGTAGTTGGCATTGAGTACAGCGCATTCGGACACTCGCTTCAAGCCATCAGGACCGTAGCTGCGGATATAGGCATAGGCTCGGACGAGAATGCCGAAGTTTCCGTAAAAGGCTTTGACCCGCCCAATAGAATCTCCCTGCTCCCGATCCCAGCGGTACACACCCTGCGAATCACGTACGACAAACGGCTTGGGCAAATAGGGTATCAGCCGCTGCTTTACGCCGACGGGTCCAGCGCCAGGGCCGCCTCCACCGTGCGGAGTACTCATCGTTTTGTGCAAATTGAGATGCACCACATCGAAGCCCATGTCCCCGGGGCGGGTAATCCCCATGATGGCATTGGAGTTTGCCCCGTCATAGTAAAGCAGACCACCTGCGTCATGCACGATCGCGGCAATGTCAGTAATTTGCTTCTCGAACAAGCCCAGCGTGTTCGGATTGGTCAGCATGAGCGCAGCGGTGTCGTTGCCTACCGCTTGGCGGAGCGCGTCCAGATCCACCAGCCCCTCAGGGGTGGAGGGAAGGGTGATTGTTTCGAAGCCCGCGACGGTTGCACTGGCGGGGTTCGTACCGTGCGAGGAATCCGGCACGAGCACCTTGGTACGTCGCTCACCACGTGCCTCGTGGTACGAGCGAATCATCATCAGCCCGGTCCATTCGCCATGGGCGCCAGCAGCGGGCTGGAGCGTGACGGCATCCATGCCGGTCAACGCAGCCAGATCGTTTTGGAGCGTATGCAGCAGCTCCATAGCCCCCTGGATGCTATTCTCCGGCTGATATGGATGAATTTTAGCGAAGCCTGCGTAACGGGCGACATCCTCATTCACTTTTGGATTGTATTTCATCGTACACGAGCCAAGCGGATAAAACCCGTTGTCGACGCCGAAGTTGCGCTGGGACAGGGCGGTATAATGGCGAATAACATCTACTTCGTATACCTCGGGTAATGCCGCAGGTTCGCTGCGCAGCGCATAATCCGGCAAAAGCTCTGCCACCGGGCGACGAGGAACGTCGCACTCGGGAAGGGAATAAGCGATGCGACCCGGACGGCTCAATTCAAAAATGAGCGCTTGATCGTGTTCCTTCAACAGCTCTTGTTTCTGGTCCGGTCCGGTGTGTGTCATAGCAATCCCTCCAAGGTGTGTACAAATTGGTCAATCTCTTCTTTGGTTCTTTGCTCCGTCACGGCAATCAGCATGTGACCCGCAAGTTCCGGATAGTCCCGGCCCAAATCATAGCCTGCGATAAATCCGGCAGCTAGCAGATTGTCCTGAAGTTGGCTCACATCCGTACCTTCAGGCAGCCTAAGGGCAAACTCGTTAAAGGTCGGTGCGTGAAATGAGGCAGTTACGCCTTTCAAGCTCAGCAATTGTTCTAACGCATAGCGGCTTTTATGCAAATTCAGCTCGGCTACTTCCTGGATGCCCTGTCTCCCCATGACGGACAAGTACACAGATGCAGATAATGCAAGCAACGCTTGATTGGAGCAAATGTTAGACGTGGCCTTTTCGCGGCGGATATGCTGTTCCCGCGCTTGCAAGGTCAGCACGAAGCCGCGTTTGCCGTTACGGTCTGTGGTTTGGCCTACGATACGCCCAGGGATACGACGCATATGTGCCTGAGAAACGGCAAAGTAACCGCAGGTCGGACCGCCGAGGGAGGACGAGATCCCAAGCGGCTGCGCGTCTCCTACAACAATATCCGCGCCCTGCTTGCCGGGCGCCTCCAGCAAGCCAAGTGCCAATGGGTTGGCACTGACGACCATTAGCCCCTTGTGTGCATGGATCAGGTCAGCCATCGGCTTCAGATTTTCCACGGCTCCAAAAAAGTTGGGGCTTTGGATCAAGACAGCCGCCGTCTGTTCCGATACGGCCGCGGCAAGCGCATCGACATCCGTTACGCCGTCCGAACAGCCGATCTCCACGATGTCCAAGTCCAATCCGCGCGCATAGGCTGCCAATACCTGGCGTGCCTCTGGATGGACAGACCTTGATACAATAAGCTGTTTACGGCGCGTGGCTGCGGCGGCCAGTGAGCCCGCTTCCGCCAGAGCTGTCGCTCCATCGTACATACTGGCATTAGCTACTGCCATGCCTGTCAATTCGCAAATATACGACTGAAATTCAAAAATGGCTTGCAGCTCGCCCTGGCTTACTTCCGGCTGATAGGGGGTGTAGGCTGTGTAAAATTCGGAACGTGAGGTGATGTGCTGAATGACGGACGGAATATGATGATCATAAATACCTGCACCAAGAAAGCTGGCATGTGTATCTGTATTGGCATTGTGCCCGGCCAGCTCGGCCATGTGGCGAGTTAGGGCTCTTTCGTCGAGCCGAGAGGAAAGAGGGAGTTCCCCTTGGTATCGAATTGCCTCTGGAATGTCACTGAATAAATCATCAATGGATGATACGCCCACCACACGCAGCATTTCGGTTTGATCTTGTTCGGTCATGGGGAGATAGCGATGCTGCTTCATAAGTTCTGGCTCCTTTCGAAAAGCAAAATTTAGATAGTAAATTAGCTAATACATAATCGTAGTTGGAAAATCCAGAATTTCGTATCTGACATGATCGCTTTTTTAGAGTGAAGAGGATTAAGATCAGCGTGACCGTTTATAAAAGGGGCTGGGACCACTTCCGCACGCAGGCGTTTACCTCGAATTTCGACCTCTAACGGTGTAGATAGGGTGCTAAAACGACTGTCCACCAGGGCTAGCCCCAAATTACGCTTCAAGGTGGGCGATTGAGTCCCCGTTGTGACCTCACCAATGTGTTGGCCTTCCGCGAAGACTGGATAATGAGCGCGCGGGATACCGCGGTCAATCATTTCCAGCCCGATCAACTTGCGAGGAATTCCTTGTTCTTTCTGGTGTTGCAGTGCTTCTCTGCCGATAAAATCTCCTTTATTCAGCTTGACGAAGAAACCTAAACCAGCCTCAAGCGGTGAAATGGTGGCAGATAACTCTTGTCCGTACAGCGGCAGCCGTGCCTCAAACCGCAGTGTATCGCGAGCACCAAGCCCAGCGGGAATTAGCCCATACGATTCACCGCAACGAAGCAAACCATTCCACACGGCGGGTGCTTCCTCAGCAGGTATATAAAATTCAAAACCGTCTTCCCCGGTATATCCGGTTCGGGAGACGAGTGCTTTTGCTCCGAACAATTGCACGTTCTCATGGAATCGGAAAGATGCCAGATTCGTAATATCTGCATCTGTCACGGCTGCGGCAATATGTGCTGCTTCCGGTCCTTGTAATGCCAGCAATGCGATCGCATCAGACACATTCTCCAGATGAACCGATGCAGGTACGTGGCGCATGAGCCAATCCCAATCTTTGTCGATGTTGGAGGCATTCACAACGAGCATGTAGCGCTCTGGTCCTTTGCAGTATACAAGCAAGTCATCCACTACGCCTCCATCGGGGTAACACAGGAGTGAATATTGTGCCTGGCCCGGTTCCAACTGGCTGACATCATTCGTGGTTACCCATTGCAAAAAAGCCTCGGCTTCTTTGCCCTCAACCAAAAACTCGCCCATGTGCGAGACATCGAATAAACCCGCGCGTTGCCGGACGGCCTCATGCTCTTTTTGGATGCCGCTAAACTGAACGGGAAGCTCCCACCCGCCAAAGTCAATACAACGAACCCCGGGCTGCGTCCCGTAGGACGAAAATAATGGTGTTCTTCGCAAATTAGACATTTTTTCACTCCTATCCAGTGTAATCGGCTAAACAAAAAAGACAGGCTGAAAGAAACGTATAGACGGCAGTCCATACTCTTCTTTCAGCTCTGTCCTTGATACCAGAAAGTTACCCCGGTGTGAACCAGGTTTCCCCTTGGGTGATCCGCTCTAATCGCGAATGCTCTCCAGAGATGCGTCCGGCAGAGGTCCTTTTGCCTGAGAGATTCACCTGCAATGCAAGTTTACTCCTTCGGCGCTACCTTTTGGATCAACGGTAGGTTACCCGGTTTTGCAGGTAACAACTTGATCCGAGTTCGCGTGCACAACTGTCTCAGAAACGACAACAGCTATGCGAATCTTTTGGGTAGTCTCTCCCTCCGCGTTCATCCGCGTTTGCAGTTGTCGGGGTATTTCCAAAAGCATTTGCTATAACCCATTAATACGCAAATTCATTCAAAATGTCAATAAAAATGTCATATAAAACAATCCAAAAAACATTTAATGTATAAATAAGGATATGTAAGCGTTTGTTACAAGTTATCATTTTTTAATATTCTATGCTATATGAGATAACATGAAGTATTTTTGTTAGTATTATTGACATGAGTGTTCATGTTGTCATAATCTTAACCTGTCTAATACAGGTGATTAAAAGCATTTTATTCATGTGGAAGTGAGGCGAAAGCAGGATGAGTGAAGTGAAACGGGAACTTTGGTATACAGACGAACATGAGTGGGTTCAGCGCACAGCAGACGGGACGTTGCGGATCGGCATTACAGACTTTGCACAGCATCAACTGGGTGATATTGTTTTTGTGGAATTACCTGGGGCGGGAGCAACGATTGAACAGGGGGCAGAGATTGGTACAATTGAATCGGTGAAGACCGTATCCGACCTTTTTGCTCCGGTGGCGGGAACCGTATTGAAAGTAAATGAAGCTCTGGAAAGCACACCTGAGCTGGTGAATGAATCTCCCTATGAAAAGGGTTGGATGATTGAAGTAGAGATGGGCAATGATGTCGAGGAAGCTCTGAGCAAGCTGCTGTCTGCGGATCAGTACGAGCAGTTGATTTCGGATGAACAATAATGAGCAATATAAGATGGAATATTAGCGCTTTATTCTAAATTTTTATATGGATATTGAATTGAATAAAAGCATCGTTAGTCCGCTCGTTTTGTGTATATAATAGTCGCTATGATCTGACATGGCGGCTATTTTTTTGTTGTCTTTTAGAAGGCGTAATTACGTCGATTATTAGATTTAGAGGTGAGCTCCTCTACATAAGGTGCAGATTTACAGCACTGTTTTTTCGACTAATTTCTATTGTTATCGTTCATATTAAGAAGAATTATGCAGGTATAATACGTTATTTTAAATTTAAATATTGTCATCAACGTTCATGACGAAAGTACGTTTTCATTTCGTTGATGAAGATAGCGCTGTCATTTAGTATGAATTTTAAGAAAAGGTAGTGATGCTATTTACTCACAAGGAGGATATGAATATGAGCACAGTGGACACAAAGTCCAGTCCAAACGGTGGCGCTCGTGTCGCCGTACAACGTTTTGGCCGTTTTCTCAGCGGTATGGTGATGCCGAATATGGGAGCCTTTATTGCGTGGGGATTAATTACAGCACTCTTTATTCCGACCGGGTGGTTCCCGAACGAGGGTTTTGCACAACTGGTTGATCCGATGAAAAATTATTTGCTGCCGCTGCTGATCGGTTACACAGGAGGCACGATGATTCACGGACAGCGCGGAGGTGTGATCGGTGCCATTATGACGATGGGTGTCATTGTGGGGGCCGATATCCCGATGTTCCTGGGTGCGATGGTAGCTGGTCCGCTGGCTGCATGGATATTGAAGAAGTTCGATAAGGCCATTGAAGGCAAAGTCAGATCAGGCTTTGAAATGCTGGTCAATAATTTCTCGGCTGGGATTATCGGTGCCATTCTAGCACTGCTAGCGCATGTAGCGATCGGTCCGGTCGTTCAAACCATCAGCCAAGTATTGTCGACAGGGGTACAGTTTCTCGTAAATGCAGGGCTCTTGCCGCTTGTCAACCTCATTATTGAGCCCGGAAAAGTATTATTTCTTAACAACGCATTGAATCACGGAGTATTGAGCCCGATTGCGTTGGAGGAAGCTGCAAGAACAGGAAAATCCGTTTTGTTCATGCTTGAATCCAATCCTGGTCCGGGGCTCGGCATTTTGCTGGCCTATTGCCTGTTCGGTAAAGGCTCTGCGAAGTCGTCTGCTCCTGGTGCAGTTATCATTCATTTTTTCGGCGGGATTCATGAAATTTATTTCCCTTACATTTTGATGAAGCCGATTCTAATTCTCGCTGCTATAGCAGGGGGCGTTGTGGGAACCTTCTGTTTTATGTTGACAGGTGCCGGACTGGTTGCTGCTCCTTCACCAGGCAGTATCATTGCTTATTTCCTGATGACACCAAAAGGCGGGTATTTGCCGATGCTGAGCGGTGTAATCGCTGCTGCAGTCGTATCCTTTGCTGTTGCCGCAGTATTGCTCAAGACAGGTAAGCAAAAGGAAGAGGGGCTGGAGGAAGCTGCATCCCGCCTGAAAGATATGAAAAATCAAAGCAAGGGTGCAAGTGCTAACGCCACTGTAATGGAAGATAACCACGCATCTGATCGTGCTGCTGAGATTGCCGGAGATCGAATGCTCAAGGATAAATCCGAAGTGAACAAAATTGTCTTTTCCTGTGATGCAGGTATGGGTTCAAGTGCCATGGGAGCTTCAATTTTACGCAAAAAAATGAAACAGGCGGGCGTGGGCGTTACGGTAACGAATACGGCAATCAGTGAAATTCCACAGGATGCAGACATTGTCATTACGCAAAAAACATTAACAGACCGGGCTAAAACGGTAGCCCCGAATGCTGAGCACATTTCCATTGACAATTTTCTGAAAAGCCCTGAATACGAAGCGCTGGTTGACCGTCTGAAATCCGACTCTTAATCCCTATAAAGTCAGCCGTCTGTGTACAGTTTGTATTTCCTGCTGAAAGGGAATAGAGCTTGGGAAGGAACGGTATGCGCTTATGAATATTACGAAACGACAATCTGACATCGTGGAGTATCTTTTGGAGCAGCCCCATGAGGTTACGGCCGGAGAAATTGCCGAGAAGATTAATGTCAGCACAAGGACGGTCCATCGGGAACTTGGCGCAGTCGAGTGCTGGTTGGCGGCTCATGAGGTAAAGCTGGAGAAAAAATCAGGGATCGGTATCTATGTGGATGCCGACCCGAATCAGCTTGCAAGTCTACGGGAGCAGTTGCTGCAAACGAAGTCAGACGATTACTCGGCTGAGGAGAGAAAGATTGTAGTGCTGTGCATGCTGCTGGATACACAGGAGCCGATCAAGTTACTGGCGCTGGCATCGGATTTGAAAGTCACAGTAACTACGGTCAGTCATGATCTGGACGAATTACGAGGCTGGATTGCAGATCGAGGGCTCGTGCTAGTGCGCAGACGGGGATACGGTGTCGAGATTACAGGACGGGAGATAGACAAAAGACGGGCGATTTCTGAGCTGGCTCTCGAATATTTGGATGAATCGGCTCTGTTTTCCGGTCGTGAGGAGCTTCGTCCGGTGACACGTGTCACTGAAAAGTTGCTGGAGATGATGGGCAGGGAGAACTTGCTAACCGTGGAGAACGCCCTCTGGCAGCCTCATGATCAATGGCTGAAAAACATGGTGGAAAGCAAATATATGGAGTTGCTGATTCAAATTTGCGTGTCACTGGCACGTCTACGACTCGGGTACGTTGTAGATCATCGTCTCTCGTATTCGAAAACAGATTCAGAGGAGAATATCATGCTGCGCACAGCTATGGTGGAACGCATATGTGGAGAATTGTCAGCAGCGCTGGATATTGAGTTTCCAGAATCGGAGCGATGTTATTTCGGGCTGCTGTTCCGTGATGCTGAGGATCATTCCACCCGCTTGCTGCCACTGGATGATCTTGTACTGCTGGAGTCGGTTCATGAGTTGATTCGTCGTGTGGAGGCAGAGACTGGCACACCACTTGCAGAGGACCGCGTTCTGCGTGAAGGGCTGATTGCCCATATGACTCCAGTATTCAAACGTTTGAGGGAAGGGAGGTCCATCCGCAACCCCCTCCTTCAGCAAATCCGCAAGGATTACGGCAGTTTATTCGATTCGGTCAAAAAGGCTGCGGCGGATATGACCGAAATGGAAGTACCAGATGAAGAGATCGGATTTCTGGTCATGCATTTTGGCGCTTCGCTGGAGCGGCTGAGACAGTTGCAACGGGAGGTGCGGGCGATCGTAGTCTGCACGAGCGGGATTGGATCTTCCAGACTTCTGGCAACCAGACTGGCCAAGGAGCTGCCACAGATCAAAATCGTGGATAGGGCCTCATGGTACGAGGCGACGCGAATTCCCAAGGAGGATTATGATCTGATCATTTCGACAGTGGAGCTGCCGCTTGAACCGGATCGATATCTCAAAATCAGCCCGCTGCTAACGCAAGAGGAGAGTGACCGTCTGCGTCATTTCATCCAGCATATTACACTCAATCAACTCAATGACCATCGTCAGGAACAGGCTGTTCTGCCTAGTCAGGGCATGGAGTGGCTTACTGGTCTACGGAAAAGCCTTGAGGAGATTGTACACATTGTACAGCAATTTCAAGTATACCCGCTGGAAAATCAAGGGATGGATATGTCAGCCACTATAGAGGCTATCTGCATGTTGGAGGCAGTGCGGGGAAATGTCACAGAGCCTTCTGTTGTTGCTGAACAACTTGTAGAAAGAGAGCGTCAAGGGAGTCAGGTGATTTCTGATACCTCCGTTGCTTTGATTCATACGCGCAGTCCCTATGTTCGCCAGCCTTCGCTGACCTTGTATAGGCTGGCTGAGCCGCTGCTGGCGGATGTAGATGAGCAGGTAGAATGCGTTCTGCTGATGTTGGGACCTCGTGAGTTGCCGAAAGAAAGCTTGGAGGTATTGAGCGAGATTAGTGCATTACTGTTGCAGGAAGACATGATTACGCTACTGGAACACGGTAGCAGGGATCAGATTGCCAATTATATATCGAGTGAGCTGGCTGAATTTTTCCACAGTAAATTAGGGACAGGGAGGAATCTAACGTGAGTATTATGACGATAGACAAAATAAAAATGAACGCAACCGCCAAAGACAAATATGAGGCGATTCGTATGGCAGGACAAATTCTGCTGGATGCAGGACATATTACAAGTGAGTATATTGACAAGATGCTTGAACGCGAGGAGATCGTATCCACCTATATTGGGAACGGGCTGGCTATTCCACATGGTACCAAGGAATCCAAGACGCTTGTTCAATCCACTGGCATCTCCATCGTTCAGTTCCCGCAAGGCGTAGATTTCGGGGAAGAAAAAGCATACATGGTGATCGGTATTGCAGCCCAAGGCGGCGATCATATGGAGATTTTGACGAGTATCGCTGTGGTATGTGCGGAGGAAGAGAATATGGACAAACTTCGCAACGCAGTGGCTCCACAGGAAATTATAGATCTGTTCGAAAGTGAGCTGGAGTTATGAGAGCCGTTCACTTTGGAGCAGGAAATATCGGTCGTGGCTTTATTGGGCTGATTTTGTCGCGTGCAGGCTATGAGGTTGTCTTTTCAGATGTCAACGAGACCCTTGTATCTGAGTTACGCCGCCGCAAGCAGTATACGGTAGAGTTGGCGAATGACACGAAGGATACGGAGACAGTTACGAATGTAACCGCGATTGACGGCAGAGATGCATCGGCTGTAGCAGACGCGGTAGACCATGCTGATCTGGTCACGACCGCGGTAGGAGTTAGCATCCTCAGGCATATTGCAGCAGGTATTGCCGAGGGCATAGCGCGGCGGGTAGAGCGAGGGGCAGGCCCGCTGCATGTGATTGCTTGCGAAAATGCAATTGGAGGCAGCGCCCAACTGAAAGAGCATGTTTTTGCGCTACTGGATGAGGCGACTCGTGCCAAGGCAGAGGCTTCGGTTTATTTTCCCAATGCCGCTGTAGACCGGATTGTGCCGATTCAGCATCATGAGGACCCGTTGCATGTGCAGGTAGAGCCTTTTTACGAGTGGGTTGTGGATCGCTCGCAAATGGCTCCTGATCATCAAGAGATTGAAGGCATTCTTTACGTGCAGGATCTGGAGCCTTACATTGAACGCAAGCTGTTCACGGTGAATACGGGCCATTGCGTGGCAGCCTATATTGGTTATGTCGCAGGTTATGCCACGATCCAGGAGGCCATGAAGGATACCAAGGTGGTGGACTCCATACACGGGGCGCTGGAGGAAAC
This window of the Paenibacillus polymyxa genome carries:
- a CDS encoding BglG family transcription antiterminator, producing MNITKRQSDIVEYLLEQPHEVTAGEIAEKINVSTRTVHRELGAVECWLAAHEVKLEKKSGIGIYVDADPNQLASLREQLLQTKSDDYSAEERKIVVLCMLLDTQEPIKLLALASDLKVTVTTVSHDLDELRGWIADRGLVLVRRRGYGVEITGREIDKRRAISELALEYLDESALFSGREELRPVTRVTEKLLEMMGRENLLTVENALWQPHDQWLKNMVESKYMELLIQICVSLARLRLGYVVDHRLSYSKTDSEENIMLRTAMVERICGELSAALDIEFPESERCYFGLLFRDAEDHSTRLLPLDDLVLLESVHELIRRVEAETGTPLAEDRVLREGLIAHMTPVFKRLREGRSIRNPLLQQIRKDYGSLFDSVKKAAADMTEMEVPDEEIGFLVMHFGASLERLRQLQREVRAIVVCTSGIGSSRLLATRLAKELPQIKIVDRASWYEATRIPKEDYDLIISTVELPLEPDRYLKISPLLTQEESDRLRHFIQHITLNQLNDHRQEQAVLPSQGMEWLTGLRKSLEEIVHIVQQFQVYPLENQGMDMSATIEAICMLEAVRGNVTEPSVVAEQLVERERQGSQVISDTSVALIHTRSPYVRQPSLTLYRLAEPLLADVDEQVECVLLMLGPRELPKESLEVLSEISALLLQEDMITLLEHGSRDQIANYISSELAEFFHSKLGTGRNLT
- a CDS encoding PTS mannitol transporter subunit IICB, producing the protein MSTVDTKSSPNGGARVAVQRFGRFLSGMVMPNMGAFIAWGLITALFIPTGWFPNEGFAQLVDPMKNYLLPLLIGYTGGTMIHGQRGGVIGAIMTMGVIVGADIPMFLGAMVAGPLAAWILKKFDKAIEGKVRSGFEMLVNNFSAGIIGAILALLAHVAIGPVVQTISQVLSTGVQFLVNAGLLPLVNLIIEPGKVLFLNNALNHGVLSPIALEEAARTGKSVLFMLESNPGPGLGILLAYCLFGKGSAKSSAPGAVIIHFFGGIHEIYFPYILMKPILILAAIAGGVVGTFCFMLTGAGLVAAPSPGSIIAYFLMTPKGGYLPMLSGVIAAAVVSFAVAAVLLKTGKQKEEGLEEAASRLKDMKNQSKGASANATVMEDNHASDRAAEIAGDRMLKDKSEVNKIVFSCDAGMGSSAMGASILRKKMKQAGVGVTVTNTAISEIPQDADIVITQKTLTDRAKTVAPNAEHISIDNFLKSPEYEALVDRLKSDS
- a CDS encoding PTS sugar transporter subunit IIA, yielding MSIMTIDKIKMNATAKDKYEAIRMAGQILLDAGHITSEYIDKMLEREEIVSTYIGNGLAIPHGTKESKTLVQSTGISIVQFPQGVDFGEEKAYMVIGIAAQGGDHMEILTSIAVVCAEEENMDKLRNAVAPQEIIDLFESELEL
- the gcvPB gene encoding aminomethyl-transferring glycine dehydrogenase subunit GcvPB codes for the protein MTHTGPDQKQELLKEHDQALIFELSRPGRIAYSLPECDVPRRPVAELLPDYALRSEPAALPEVYEVDVIRHYTALSQRNFGVDNGFYPLGSCTMKYNPKVNEDVARYAGFAKIHPYQPENSIQGAMELLHTLQNDLAALTGMDAVTLQPAAGAHGEWTGLMMIRSYHEARGERRTKVLVPDSSHGTNPASATVAGFETITLPSTPEGLVDLDALRQAVGNDTAALMLTNPNTLGLFEKQITDIAAIVHDAGGLLYYDGANSNAIMGITRPGDMGFDVVHLNLHKTMSTPHGGGGPGAGPVGVKQRLIPYLPKPFVVRDSQGVYRWDREQGDSIGRVKAFYGNFGILVRAYAYIRSYGPDGLKRVSECAVLNANYMMHRLAPHFDLPYPGHCKHEFVMSGRGLKKFGVRTLDVAKRLLDFGYHPPTIYFPLNVEECIMIEPTETESKETLDAFVDTMIHIAREAEENPELVLNAPYTTPVTRLDETTAARKPVLNCACS
- the gcvT gene encoding glycine cleavage system aminomethyltransferase GcvT, encoding MSNLRRTPLFSSYGTQPGVRCIDFGGWELPVQFSGIQKEHEAVRQRAGLFDVSHMGEFLVEGKEAEAFLQWVTTNDVSQLEPGQAQYSLLCYPDGGVVDDLLVYCKGPERYMLVVNASNIDKDWDWLMRHVPASVHLENVSDAIALLALQGPEAAHIAAAVTDADITNLASFRFHENVQLFGAKALVSRTGYTGEDGFEFYIPAEEAPAVWNGLLRCGESYGLIPAGLGARDTLRFEARLPLYGQELSATISPLEAGLGFFVKLNKGDFIGREALQHQKEQGIPRKLIGLEMIDRGIPRAHYPVFAEGQHIGEVTTGTQSPTLKRNLGLALVDSRFSTLSTPLEVEIRGKRLRAEVVPAPFINGHADLNPLHSKKAIMSDTKFWIFQLRLCIS
- the gcvH gene encoding glycine cleavage system protein GcvH — translated: MSEVKRELWYTDEHEWVQRTADGTLRIGITDFAQHQLGDIVFVELPGAGATIEQGAEIGTIESVKTVSDLFAPVAGTVLKVNEALESTPELVNESPYEKGWMIEVEMGNDVEEALSKLLSADQYEQLISDEQ
- the gcvPA gene encoding aminomethyl-transferring glycine dehydrogenase subunit GcvPA, whose protein sequence is MKQHRYLPMTEQDQTEMLRVVGVSSIDDLFSDIPEAIRYQGELPLSSRLDERALTRHMAELAGHNANTDTHASFLGAGIYDHHIPSVIQHITSRSEFYTAYTPYQPEVSQGELQAIFEFQSYICELTGMAVANASMYDGATALAEAGSLAAAATRRKQLIVSRSVHPEARQVLAAYARGLDLDIVEIGCSDGVTDVDALAAAVSEQTAAVLIQSPNFFGAVENLKPMADLIHAHKGLMVVSANPLALGLLEAPGKQGADIVVGDAQPLGISSSLGGPTCGYFAVSQAHMRRIPGRIVGQTTDRNGKRGFVLTLQAREQHIRREKATSNICSNQALLALSASVYLSVMGRQGIQEVAELNLHKSRYALEQLLSLKGVTASFHAPTFNEFALRLPEGTDVSQLQDNLLAAGFIAGYDLGRDYPELAGHMLIAVTEQRTKEEIDQFVHTLEGLL
- a CDS encoding mannitol-1-phosphate 5-dehydrogenase; translation: MRAVHFGAGNIGRGFIGLILSRAGYEVVFSDVNETLVSELRRRKQYTVELANDTKDTETVTNVTAIDGRDASAVADAVDHADLVTTAVGVSILRHIAAGIAEGIARRVERGAGPLHVIACENAIGGSAQLKEHVFALLDEATRAKAEASVYFPNAAVDRIVPIQHHEDPLHVQVEPFYEWVVDRSQMAPDHQEIEGILYVQDLEPYIERKLFTVNTGHCVAAYIGYVAGYATIQEAMKDTKVVDSIHGALEETGAVLVKRFGLNQGEHKKYIAKILDRFRNPNLTDEVTRVGRSPLRKLSPNDRLVRPALQAQEYGIPTDHLALGMAAACKFDITEDPEAVELQQVIRSQGVSEALTRYTSIPADDPLHRQILEQYDIISS